One part of the Halostagnicola larsenii XH-48 genome encodes these proteins:
- a CDS encoding CNNM domain-containing protein, protein MEPLEISGRILAGILLIGLNAFFVAIEFALTRARQYPESEFDTPSLQLAWDMTDNLEFYLTTCQVWISGTSIALGIVAEPGLAAIFEPIFEDTRLASIGAGSLLGFLLINLVHLTHGEQTPTYLGVERSKQVCKYGARPLYWFAKVLAPVIKFGDLIAKGTLRLFGIEMTGAWRETERDVIESRADLRNRLGAVLEEGDLPDERREEVMNALEIGEQTISEVMVPPEDIVALSTADDAETNFQRMEDRPQTRYPLVGDDLTDFQGIVYTPVLVRHREKLTDELDFAELAAPPMTLSPDTDVSDAIDQFQTESQELALVIEDGDVVGLVTVTDLLEVIMGDIEDPLDAEHVGSLD, encoded by the coding sequence ATGGAACCTCTCGAAATTAGTGGTCGGATACTGGCAGGGATCCTGCTCATCGGGTTGAACGCGTTCTTCGTCGCCATCGAGTTCGCGCTGACCCGCGCTCGCCAGTACCCCGAGTCGGAGTTCGACACGCCGTCGCTCCAACTCGCCTGGGACATGACCGACAACCTCGAGTTTTACCTGACGACGTGTCAGGTGTGGATCTCGGGGACGAGTATCGCATTGGGTATCGTCGCCGAACCCGGGCTTGCGGCGATATTCGAGCCGATATTCGAAGACACAAGGCTGGCATCGATCGGCGCCGGCTCGTTGCTCGGGTTCTTGCTCATCAACCTGGTTCACCTGACCCACGGCGAGCAAACGCCGACGTACCTCGGCGTCGAACGGTCGAAACAGGTCTGTAAGTACGGTGCGCGGCCGCTGTACTGGTTCGCCAAGGTTCTCGCTCCGGTGATCAAGTTCGGCGACCTGATCGCGAAGGGGACGCTCCGACTCTTCGGCATCGAGATGACCGGTGCGTGGCGCGAAACCGAACGGGACGTCATCGAATCTCGAGCGGACCTGCGAAACCGACTCGGGGCGGTCCTCGAGGAGGGCGACCTTCCCGACGAACGTCGCGAGGAAGTGATGAACGCACTCGAGATCGGTGAACAGACAATCAGTGAGGTGATGGTTCCCCCCGAGGATATCGTCGCGCTGTCGACAGCCGACGACGCAGAGACGAACTTCCAGCGGATGGAAGACCGCCCGCAGACCCGCTACCCGCTGGTCGGCGACGACCTGACCGACTTTCAAGGAATCGTCTACACGCCGGTGCTGGTCAGACACCGCGAGAAACTAACTGACGAACTCGATTTCGCCGAGTTGGCGGCACCGCCGATGACGCTCTCACCCGATACGGACGTCAGCGACGCGATTGACCAGTTCCAGACCGAAAGCCAAGAACTCGCGCTGGTGATCGAAGACGGCGATGTCGTCGGGCTCGTAACCGTGACGGACCTGCTCGAGGTGATCATGGGAGATATCGAGGATCCGCTCGATGCAGAGCACGTCGGGTCACTAGACTAG